A region from the Rosa rugosa chromosome 6, drRosRugo1.1, whole genome shotgun sequence genome encodes:
- the LOC133715927 gene encoding protein IQ-DOMAIN 21 isoform X1 has translation MGKKGSSWFSTVKKVFKHSSKDSPDKKKEIAEKWQQHDAPEVVSFEHFPAESSPDRTNDESIASTPANHEDRDHAIAVAMATAAAADAAVAAAQAAAKVVRLAGYGRQFYSVEERAATLIQSFYRGYLARRALRALKGLVRLQALVRGHNVRKQAQMTMRCMQALVRVQARVRARRLQLTNDKQQIRKHADNDTDDEEERFRALVELEEEHKLRSPVKKHEMQTRHHRNASYSKENASKRHDDVVQRERALAYAYSYQQQQQLLQSIPHGSDFGHQANQSDKGQWGWNWLEGWMSSQPHNARHSGARETTYMTPATTKTTDDNISEKTVEMDSIAYPSLRSQLNQEMTNSNQYSARQSQPSPDNVPSYMAPTKSAKAKVRGQGWVKQRSPPTPQWNPSTKKGSVVSSGCDSSSSGGGPASYLIPKSPSPKSNGIRGQAKLSLGFSPDSPHGEDWALPLAVHGWRHDFG, from the exons ATGGGAAAGAAAGGAAGCAGCTGGTTCTCGACAGTTAAGAAAGTTTTCAAACATTCTTCCAAGGACTCGCCGGACAAAAAG AAGGAGATTGCGGAGAAATGGCAGCAACATGATGCTCCGGAGGTGGTGTCGTTTGAACATTTTCCGGCAGAGAGTTCTCCGGACAGAACCAATGACGAGAGCATTGCATCTACTCCTGCAAACCATGAAGACAGAGACCATGCCATTGCCGTGGCAATGGCGACAGCTGCTGCCGCAGATGCAGCAGTAGCAGCAGCTCAAGCGGCGGCTAAAGTTGTTAGATTGGCTGGTTATGGACGTCAGTTCTACTCTGTGGAAGAAAGGGCTGCAACCCTCATACAGTCGTTTTACAGAGGCTACCTA GCTCGACGAGCTCTACGGGCGTTGAAGGGATTGGTGAGGTTACAAGCATTGGTGAGAGGCCATAACGTTCGGAAGCAAGCACAGATGACAATGCGATGCATGCAGGCACTAGTTCGTGTACAAGCAAGAGTTCGAGCTCGGCGACTCCAATTGACCAATGACAAGCAGCAGATTCGTAAACATGCGGACAATGatactgatgatgaagaagaaagattcAGAGCATTGGTAGAGCTGGAAGAAGAGCATAAGCTGAGAAGTCCTGTGAAGAAGCATGAAATGCAAACTAGGCACCACAGAAATGCAAGCTATTCCAAGGAAAATGCCTCGAAGAGACATGATGATGTGGTCCAAAGGGAGAGAGCTCTTGCTTACGCTTATAGCTACCAG CAACAACAACAGCTTCTACAATCCATTCCTCATGGTAGTGATTTTGGGCACCAAGCCAATCAAAGTGATAAGGGCCAATGGGGATGGAATTGGCTCGAGGGTTGGATGTCATCGCAACCCCACAATGCCCGCCACTCGGGAGCACGAGAGACCACTTATATGACACCGGCCACTACCAAAACCACCGACGACAACATTTCCGAGAAGACAGTAGAAATGGACTCCATTGCATATCCAAGCTTGCGTAGTCAACTCAATCAAGAGATGACCAACTCTAACCAGTATTCAGCTCGACAAAGCCAACCAAGCCCGGACAATGTACCTAGCTACATGGCACCAACCAAGTCTGCCAAGGCCAAGGTACGAGGTCAGGGCTGGGTCAAGCAGCGAAGCCCTCCCACTCCCCAATGGAACCCTTCTACAAAGAAAGGCTCGGTAGTCAGTTCGGGTTGCGATTCGTCAAGTTCGGGTGGAGGACCCGCAAGCTACTTGATCCCaaagagcccaagcccaaagagTAACGGGATACGCGGGCAGGCTAAATTGTCATTGGGCTTTAGCCCTGATTCTCCCCATGGCGAAGATTGGGCCCTGCCTCTTGCTGTTCATGGTTGGAGACATGATTTCGGTTAG
- the LOC133715927 gene encoding protein IQ-DOMAIN 21 isoform X2, producing the protein MGKKGSSWFSTVKKVFKHSSKDSPDKKEIAEKWQQHDAPEVVSFEHFPAESSPDRTNDESIASTPANHEDRDHAIAVAMATAAAADAAVAAAQAAAKVVRLAGYGRQFYSVEERAATLIQSFYRGYLARRALRALKGLVRLQALVRGHNVRKQAQMTMRCMQALVRVQARVRARRLQLTNDKQQIRKHADNDTDDEEERFRALVELEEEHKLRSPVKKHEMQTRHHRNASYSKENASKRHDDVVQRERALAYAYSYQQQQQLLQSIPHGSDFGHQANQSDKGQWGWNWLEGWMSSQPHNARHSGARETTYMTPATTKTTDDNISEKTVEMDSIAYPSLRSQLNQEMTNSNQYSARQSQPSPDNVPSYMAPTKSAKAKVRGQGWVKQRSPPTPQWNPSTKKGSVVSSGCDSSSSGGGPASYLIPKSPSPKSNGIRGQAKLSLGFSPDSPHGEDWALPLAVHGWRHDFG; encoded by the exons ATGGGAAAGAAAGGAAGCAGCTGGTTCTCGACAGTTAAGAAAGTTTTCAAACATTCTTCCAAGGACTCGCCGGACAAAAAG GAGATTGCGGAGAAATGGCAGCAACATGATGCTCCGGAGGTGGTGTCGTTTGAACATTTTCCGGCAGAGAGTTCTCCGGACAGAACCAATGACGAGAGCATTGCATCTACTCCTGCAAACCATGAAGACAGAGACCATGCCATTGCCGTGGCAATGGCGACAGCTGCTGCCGCAGATGCAGCAGTAGCAGCAGCTCAAGCGGCGGCTAAAGTTGTTAGATTGGCTGGTTATGGACGTCAGTTCTACTCTGTGGAAGAAAGGGCTGCAACCCTCATACAGTCGTTTTACAGAGGCTACCTA GCTCGACGAGCTCTACGGGCGTTGAAGGGATTGGTGAGGTTACAAGCATTGGTGAGAGGCCATAACGTTCGGAAGCAAGCACAGATGACAATGCGATGCATGCAGGCACTAGTTCGTGTACAAGCAAGAGTTCGAGCTCGGCGACTCCAATTGACCAATGACAAGCAGCAGATTCGTAAACATGCGGACAATGatactgatgatgaagaagaaagattcAGAGCATTGGTAGAGCTGGAAGAAGAGCATAAGCTGAGAAGTCCTGTGAAGAAGCATGAAATGCAAACTAGGCACCACAGAAATGCAAGCTATTCCAAGGAAAATGCCTCGAAGAGACATGATGATGTGGTCCAAAGGGAGAGAGCTCTTGCTTACGCTTATAGCTACCAG CAACAACAACAGCTTCTACAATCCATTCCTCATGGTAGTGATTTTGGGCACCAAGCCAATCAAAGTGATAAGGGCCAATGGGGATGGAATTGGCTCGAGGGTTGGATGTCATCGCAACCCCACAATGCCCGCCACTCGGGAGCACGAGAGACCACTTATATGACACCGGCCACTACCAAAACCACCGACGACAACATTTCCGAGAAGACAGTAGAAATGGACTCCATTGCATATCCAAGCTTGCGTAGTCAACTCAATCAAGAGATGACCAACTCTAACCAGTATTCAGCTCGACAAAGCCAACCAAGCCCGGACAATGTACCTAGCTACATGGCACCAACCAAGTCTGCCAAGGCCAAGGTACGAGGTCAGGGCTGGGTCAAGCAGCGAAGCCCTCCCACTCCCCAATGGAACCCTTCTACAAAGAAAGGCTCGGTAGTCAGTTCGGGTTGCGATTCGTCAAGTTCGGGTGGAGGACCCGCAAGCTACTTGATCCCaaagagcccaagcccaaagagTAACGGGATACGCGGGCAGGCTAAATTGTCATTGGGCTTTAGCCCTGATTCTCCCCATGGCGAAGATTGGGCCCTGCCTCTTGCTGTTCATGGTTGGAGACATGATTTCGGTTAG